From a region of the Arachis ipaensis cultivar K30076 chromosome B09, Araip1.1, whole genome shotgun sequence genome:
- the LOC107618925 gene encoding UPF0235 protein At5g63440 — protein MPKRTTHTYSSEDAAPEGPHSDLFVYYCKHCGSHVLITDTQLQKMPKRKTDKAYVLDKNKHLARFNIHEAGKVILKRGEGKLEKQFRMNCIGCGLFVCYRAEQDLELSSFVYVVDGALSTVAAETNPQDAPVPPCISQLEGGLVQVAIEVEDRAQRSAITRVNADDVRVTVAAPAARGEANNELLEFMGKVLGLRLSQMTLQRGWNNKSKLLVVEDLTARQVYEKLLEAVQP, from the exons atgcCGAAGAGGACAACACATACATACTCAAGTGAAGATGCAGCGCCGGAGGGTCCTCACTCCGATCTCTTTGTTTATTACTGCAAGCACTGTGGTTCCCACGTCCTCATAACTG ATACTCAGTTACAGAAAATGCCCAAAAGGAAGACCGATAAAGCCTACGTTTTAGACAAGAACAAACATCTTGCTAGATTCAACATTCATGAAGCCGGAAAAGTTATCTTGAAACG AGGCGAAGGCAAACTCGAGAAACAATTCCGCATGAATTGTATTGGTTGTGGTCTCTTTGTTTGTTACCGTGCAGAACAAGATTTAGAACTTTCATCTTTTGTGTATGTTGTTGATGGAGCACTCAGTACTGTAGCTGCTGAAACCAACCCACAG gaTGCACCAGTTCCACCGTGTATCTCCCAGCTTGAAGGAGGACTTGTTCAGGTTGCGATAGAAGTGGAAGATCGAGCACAAAGATCTGCAATCACAA GAGTAAATGCGGATGATGTTCGAGTCACTGTAGCTGCTCCTGCTGCCCGTGGAGAAGCAAACAACGAACTATTGGAATTTATGGGAAAA GTTTTGGGTTTGAGATTGAGTCAGATGACTCTTCAGAGAGGATGGAATAACAAGTCAAAGCTACTTGTG GTGGAGGATTTGACTGCTAGACAAGTTTATGAGAAACTTTTAGAGGCTGTGCAACCTTGA
- the LOC107617717 gene encoding phosphoglucan, water dikinase, chloroplastic isoform X2, with the protein MDCVRGLQCHSSTSPFRFTHPSSSSSSFFFLPPPLTRRLRFRSTHTLPLLTLSALSSTQTREERKTKKKKAKAKDKVQLHVQLDHQVEFGDHVAILGSTKELGSWKNNVPMNWTENGWVCDLNLDLKPGQEDENALQFKFVIVKNDNTLVWEDGDNRVLKLPTKPGNFATLATWNATSENMELMTLELDEDHGGGDDDASTAADEGNGASPVLEADSETSPFVGQWQGKSISFMRSNEHESHETQRKWDTSGLQGLALRLVEGDQSARNWWRKLDIVRDIIEGSLQGGDSLDALIYSAIYLKWINTGQIPCFEDGGHHRPNRHAEISRLIFRELERHTSRKDISPQEVLVIRKIHPCLPSFKAEFTASVPLTRIRDIAHRNDIPHDLKLQIKHTIQNKLHRNAGPEDLVATEAMLAKITKNPGEYSQAFVEQFKIFHQELKDFFNAGSLAEQLESIRESMDEHAISALNSFLECKKDLDAASESTSDSEEKGIKLLFKTMESLNALREIIVKGLESGLRNDAPDSAIAMRQKWRLCEIGLEDYSFVLLSRYLNVLEVLGGARWLAANVQSKNVASWNDPLGALTIGVHQLKLSNWKPEECGAIENELSAWSKQGLSDLEGNEDGKTIWTLRLKATLDRTKRLTDEYTEELLKIFPQKVEMLGKALGIPENNVRTYTEAEIRAGVIFQVSKLCTLLLKAVRSSLGSQGWDVLVPGAVSGTLVQVERIVPGSLPSPTEGPIILLVNKADGDEEVTAAGKNIVGVILQQELPHLSHLGVRARQEKVVFVTCEDEEEVANIKTLVGSPVRLEASPAGVNLKLSSLVDSDDKYSVKTSDDSLSGVDISSFSAGRISNYIQGASSGGVILLPDAETQTSGAKAAACGRLSSLSSVSDKVYSDQGVPASFRVPAGAVLPFGSMELELENSNCTETFRSLLEKIETAKLEGGELDELCHQLQQLISSLKPSKDVIESIERMFPSNARLIVRSSANVEDLAGMSAAGLYESIPNVSPSNPTVFGSAVSQVWASLYTRRAVLSRRAAGVPQKEASMAVLVQEMLSPDLSFVLHTVSPTEQDNNVVAAEIASGLGETLASGTRGTPWRISTGKFNGQVQTLAFANFSEELLVRGAGPADGEVIRLTVDYSKKPLTVDPVFRRQLGQRLCSVGFFLERKFGCPQDVEGCLVGKDIFIVQTRPQPQ; encoded by the exons ATGGATTGTGTGCGTGGCTTGCAGTGCCACTCTTCTACTTCTCCCTTCAGATTCACACATccatcttcctcttcctcctccttcttcttccttcctccGCCTCTCACTCGCCGTCTCCGATTCCGTTCCACCCACACTCTTCCCCTTCTCACTCTCTCCGCTCTCTCCTCTACTCAAACTAGGGAAGAGCgcaagacgaagaagaagaaggcaaaGGCTAAGGACAAAGTCCAGCTTCACGTTCAGTTAGATCACCAAGTTGAATTCGGCGATCACGTCGCGATTCTAGGATCAACCAAAGAGCTTGGATCTTGGAAGAACAATGTTCCCATGAACTGGACAGAAAATGGATGGGTCTGCGACCTCAACCTCGACCTCAAACCGGGTCAAGAAGACGAAAACGCCCTCCAGTTTAAGTTCGTTATTGTGAAGAACGACAACACTCTTGTTTGGGAAGATGGAGATAACAGAGTGTTGAAACTCCCCACCAAGCCAGGCAATTTTGCCACCCTTGCCACATGGAACGCTACCAGTGAGAATATGGAGCTCATGACTTTGGAATTGGACGAAGACCATGGCGGCGGCGATGATGATGCGTCCACGGCTGCGGATGAGGGTAATGGAGCTTCTCCTGTCTTGGAAGCGGATTCCGAGACCAGTCCTTTTGTGGGACAGTGGCAGGGTAAATCCATTTCTTTTATGCGATCCAACGAGCATGAATCCCATGAAACTCAACGGAAATGGGACACTTCTGGTCTTCAAGGCTTGGCTCTCCGATTGGTTGAAGGTGATCAAAGTGCCAGGAACTGGTGGAGAAAG CTTGATATCGTTCGCGATATTATAGAAGGAAGTCTGCAGGGAGGAGATTCACTGGATGCTCTCATatactctgccatctatctcaag TGGATAAACACAGGGCAGATTCCTTGTTTTGAAGATGGAGGTCACCATCGCCCAAATAGGCATGCTGAGATTTCAAGGCTTATATTTCGTGAATTAGAGCGGCATACAAGCCGGAAGGATATATCACCTCAG GAAGTTCTTGTCATCCGTAAGATTCATCCATGTTTGCCATCTTTCAAGGCTGAATTCACTGCATCTGTTCCTCTGACTCGAATTAGAGATATTGCTCACCGGAATGACATCCCACATGACCTCAAG TTACAAATTAAGCACACTATACAAAACAAGCTTCACCGAAATGCTGGTCCTGAAGATTTGGTTGCAACAGAAGCTATGCTCGCTAAAATCACAAAGAACCCAGGAGAATATAGTCAAGCATTTGTGGAGCAATTCAAGATATTTCATCAAGAACTCAAAGACTTCTTTAATGCTGGCAG TCTTGCTGAACAGCTAGAATCAATTCGTGAATCTATGGATGAGCATGCCATTTCAGCACTTAACTCGTTCTTGGAGTGCAAAAAG GATTTGGATGCTGCATCAGAATCAACTTCTGATTCAGAAGAAAAAGGAATTAAACTTCTATTTAAAACCATGGAATCTTTGAATGCTTTGAGAGAAATTATTGTAAAGGGTCTCGAAAGTGGTCTCAGGAATGATGCTCCAGATTCAGCAATAGCTATGCGGCAAAAG TGGCGCTTATGTGAGATTGGCCTTGAGGATTACTCGTTTGTTCTTTTGAGCAG ATATCTCAATGTGCTTGAAGTTCTGGGGGGTGCTCGTTGGCTGGCTGCAAATGTGCAGTCAAAAAATGTAGCTTCATGGAATGATCCTCTTGGAGCCCTTACTATTGGAGTCCACCAGCTGAAATTGTCTAATTGGAAACCAGAAGAATGTGGTGCTATCGAAAATGAGCTCAGTGCCTGGAGTAAACAAGGCCTTTCTGATTTGGAAG GGAATGAAGATGGCAAGACTATTTGGACATTGAGACTGAAAGCTACTCTTGATAGAACAAAAAGGCTAACTGATGAATATACTGAAGAACTTCTTAAGATATTCCCCCAAAAAGTCGAG ATGCTAGGAAAAGCTCTAGGAATTCCTGAAAACAATGTCCGGACATATACAGAAGCTGAAATTCGTGCTGG TGTGATATTTCAGGTTTCGAAATTATGCACTCTTCTTCTAAAAGCTGTTAGAAGTAGTCTTGGTTCTCAAGGTTGGGATGTTCTTGTTCCAGGAGCTGTTTCAGGAACATTGGTTCAG GTTGAAAGGATTGTTCCGGGATCACTACCATCACCAACAGAAGGACCTATTATCCTTCTTGTTAACAAAGCTGATGGTGATGAAGAG GTTACTGCTGCTGGGAAGAACATAGTGGGAGTCATacttcagcaagagctacctcactTATCTCATCTTGGTGTTAGGGCCCGGCAG GAAAAGGTTGTATTTGTCACttgtgaagatgaagaagaagttgcTAATATAAAAACTCTTGTCGGGTCACCTGTGAG GCTGGAAGCATCTCCCGCGGGTGTGAATCTGAAGCTGTCCTCTTTAGTTGATTCTGATGACAAATATTCAGTTAAAACTTCTGATGACAGTTTATCTGGAGTTGACATTTCATCTTTCTCTGCTGGTAGAATCTCCAATTATATTCAG GGTGCTTCTTCCGGAGGAGTTATCTTGCTTCCTGATGCAGAAACACAGACTTCTGGTGCAAAGGCAGCTGCATGTGGTCGTTTGTCTTCATTGTCCTCTGTTTCTGATAAAG TTTACAGTGATCAGGGAGTGCCGGCTTCTTTTCGGGTTCCTGCTGGGGCAGTTTTACCATTTGGATCCATGGAATTGGAGCTAGAGAATAGTAACTGCACTGAAACATTTAGGTCGTTGTTGGAAAAGATAGAAACTGCAAAACTAGAGGGTGGTGAGCTTGATGAGCTATGCCATCAACTGCAGCAATTGATTTCTTCCTTGAAGCCAtcaaaagatgtgattgaaagcATTGAGAGAATGTTTCCAAGCAATGCACGATTGATTGTTCGTTCCAGCGCCAACGTTGAAGACTTGGCTGGAATGTCAGCTGCTGGACTCTACGAATCAATACCCAATGTTAGTCCTTCCAATCCAACAGTTTTTGGATCTGCAGTTAGCCAAGTGTGGGCTTCGCTATACACACGGCGGGCAGTTTTGAGTCGCCGTGCTGCTGGTGTGCCGCAGAAGGAAGCTTCCATGGCAGTTTTAGTCCAAGAAATGCTTTCGCCAGATCTATCATTTGTACTACACACTGTCAGCCCAACAGAGCAGGATAATAATGTTGTGGCGGCCGAGATTGCTTCTGGCCTTGGTGAAACTCTGGCTTCTGGTACCAGGGGTACTCCATGGCGTATATCAACAGGTAAATTCAACGGTCAAGTGCAAACGCTGGCTTTTGCAAACTTCAGTGAGGAATTGCTGGTACGTGGAGCAGGACCTGCGGATGGAGAGGTTATCCGTTTGACTGTGGATTACAGCAAGAAACCGCTGACTGTTGATCCAGTTTTCCGTAGACAACTCGGTCAACGCCTTTGTTCGGTGGGGTTTTTCCTTGAGAGGAAATTTGGTTGCCCACAGGATGTGGAGGGATGCCTTGTTGGAAAAGACATCTTCATTGTACAGACAAGGCCACAGCCGCAGTAG
- the LOC107617717 gene encoding phosphoglucan, water dikinase, chloroplastic isoform X1, protein MDCVRGLQCHSSTSPFRFTHPSSSSSSFFFLPPPLTRRLRFRSTHTLPLLTLSALSSTQTREERKTKKKKAKAKDKVQLHVQLDHQVEFGDHVAILGSTKELGSWKNNVPMNWTENGWVCDLNLDLKPGQEDENALQFKFVIVKNDNTLVWEDGDNRVLKLPTKPGNFATLATWNATSENMELMTLELDEDHGGGDDDASTAADEGNGASPVLEADSETSPFVGQWQGKSISFMRSNEHESHETQRKWDTSGLQGLALRLVEGDQSARNWWRKLDIVRDIIEGSLQGGDSLDALIYSAIYLKWINTGQIPCFEDGGHHRPNRHAEISRLIFRELERHTSRKDISPQEVLVIRKIHPCLPSFKAEFTASVPLTRIRDIAHRNDIPHDLKLQIKHTIQNKLHRNAGPEDLVATEAMLAKITKNPGEYSQAFVEQFKIFHQELKDFFNAGSLAEQLESIRESMDEHAISALNSFLECKKDLDAASESTSDSEEKGIKLLFKTMESLNALREIIVKGLESGLRNDAPDSAIAMRQKWRLCEIGLEDYSFVLLSRYLNVLEVLGGARWLAANVQSKNVASWNDPLGALTIGVHQLKLSNWKPEECGAIENELSAWSKQGLSDLEGNEDGKTIWTLRLKATLDRTKRLTDEYTEELLKIFPQKVEMLGKALGIPENNVRTYTEAEIRAGVIFQVSKLCTLLLKAVRSSLGSQGWDVLVPGAVSGTLVQVERIVPGSLPSPTEGPIILLVNKADGDEEVTAAGKNIVGVILQQELPHLSHLGVRARQEKVVFVTCEDEEEVANIKTLVGSPVRLEASPAGVNLKLSSLVDSDDKYSVKTSDDSLSGVDISSFSAGRISNYIQNFKVMVNFNHIKGASSGGVILLPDAETQTSGAKAAACGRLSSLSSVSDKVYSDQGVPASFRVPAGAVLPFGSMELELENSNCTETFRSLLEKIETAKLEGGELDELCHQLQQLISSLKPSKDVIESIERMFPSNARLIVRSSANVEDLAGMSAAGLYESIPNVSPSNPTVFGSAVSQVWASLYTRRAVLSRRAAGVPQKEASMAVLVQEMLSPDLSFVLHTVSPTEQDNNVVAAEIASGLGETLASGTRGTPWRISTGKFNGQVQTLAFANFSEELLVRGAGPADGEVIRLTVDYSKKPLTVDPVFRRQLGQRLCSVGFFLERKFGCPQDVEGCLVGKDIFIVQTRPQPQ, encoded by the exons ATGGATTGTGTGCGTGGCTTGCAGTGCCACTCTTCTACTTCTCCCTTCAGATTCACACATccatcttcctcttcctcctccttcttcttccttcctccGCCTCTCACTCGCCGTCTCCGATTCCGTTCCACCCACACTCTTCCCCTTCTCACTCTCTCCGCTCTCTCCTCTACTCAAACTAGGGAAGAGCgcaagacgaagaagaagaaggcaaaGGCTAAGGACAAAGTCCAGCTTCACGTTCAGTTAGATCACCAAGTTGAATTCGGCGATCACGTCGCGATTCTAGGATCAACCAAAGAGCTTGGATCTTGGAAGAACAATGTTCCCATGAACTGGACAGAAAATGGATGGGTCTGCGACCTCAACCTCGACCTCAAACCGGGTCAAGAAGACGAAAACGCCCTCCAGTTTAAGTTCGTTATTGTGAAGAACGACAACACTCTTGTTTGGGAAGATGGAGATAACAGAGTGTTGAAACTCCCCACCAAGCCAGGCAATTTTGCCACCCTTGCCACATGGAACGCTACCAGTGAGAATATGGAGCTCATGACTTTGGAATTGGACGAAGACCATGGCGGCGGCGATGATGATGCGTCCACGGCTGCGGATGAGGGTAATGGAGCTTCTCCTGTCTTGGAAGCGGATTCCGAGACCAGTCCTTTTGTGGGACAGTGGCAGGGTAAATCCATTTCTTTTATGCGATCCAACGAGCATGAATCCCATGAAACTCAACGGAAATGGGACACTTCTGGTCTTCAAGGCTTGGCTCTCCGATTGGTTGAAGGTGATCAAAGTGCCAGGAACTGGTGGAGAAAG CTTGATATCGTTCGCGATATTATAGAAGGAAGTCTGCAGGGAGGAGATTCACTGGATGCTCTCATatactctgccatctatctcaag TGGATAAACACAGGGCAGATTCCTTGTTTTGAAGATGGAGGTCACCATCGCCCAAATAGGCATGCTGAGATTTCAAGGCTTATATTTCGTGAATTAGAGCGGCATACAAGCCGGAAGGATATATCACCTCAG GAAGTTCTTGTCATCCGTAAGATTCATCCATGTTTGCCATCTTTCAAGGCTGAATTCACTGCATCTGTTCCTCTGACTCGAATTAGAGATATTGCTCACCGGAATGACATCCCACATGACCTCAAG TTACAAATTAAGCACACTATACAAAACAAGCTTCACCGAAATGCTGGTCCTGAAGATTTGGTTGCAACAGAAGCTATGCTCGCTAAAATCACAAAGAACCCAGGAGAATATAGTCAAGCATTTGTGGAGCAATTCAAGATATTTCATCAAGAACTCAAAGACTTCTTTAATGCTGGCAG TCTTGCTGAACAGCTAGAATCAATTCGTGAATCTATGGATGAGCATGCCATTTCAGCACTTAACTCGTTCTTGGAGTGCAAAAAG GATTTGGATGCTGCATCAGAATCAACTTCTGATTCAGAAGAAAAAGGAATTAAACTTCTATTTAAAACCATGGAATCTTTGAATGCTTTGAGAGAAATTATTGTAAAGGGTCTCGAAAGTGGTCTCAGGAATGATGCTCCAGATTCAGCAATAGCTATGCGGCAAAAG TGGCGCTTATGTGAGATTGGCCTTGAGGATTACTCGTTTGTTCTTTTGAGCAG ATATCTCAATGTGCTTGAAGTTCTGGGGGGTGCTCGTTGGCTGGCTGCAAATGTGCAGTCAAAAAATGTAGCTTCATGGAATGATCCTCTTGGAGCCCTTACTATTGGAGTCCACCAGCTGAAATTGTCTAATTGGAAACCAGAAGAATGTGGTGCTATCGAAAATGAGCTCAGTGCCTGGAGTAAACAAGGCCTTTCTGATTTGGAAG GGAATGAAGATGGCAAGACTATTTGGACATTGAGACTGAAAGCTACTCTTGATAGAACAAAAAGGCTAACTGATGAATATACTGAAGAACTTCTTAAGATATTCCCCCAAAAAGTCGAG ATGCTAGGAAAAGCTCTAGGAATTCCTGAAAACAATGTCCGGACATATACAGAAGCTGAAATTCGTGCTGG TGTGATATTTCAGGTTTCGAAATTATGCACTCTTCTTCTAAAAGCTGTTAGAAGTAGTCTTGGTTCTCAAGGTTGGGATGTTCTTGTTCCAGGAGCTGTTTCAGGAACATTGGTTCAG GTTGAAAGGATTGTTCCGGGATCACTACCATCACCAACAGAAGGACCTATTATCCTTCTTGTTAACAAAGCTGATGGTGATGAAGAG GTTACTGCTGCTGGGAAGAACATAGTGGGAGTCATacttcagcaagagctacctcactTATCTCATCTTGGTGTTAGGGCCCGGCAG GAAAAGGTTGTATTTGTCACttgtgaagatgaagaagaagttgcTAATATAAAAACTCTTGTCGGGTCACCTGTGAG GCTGGAAGCATCTCCCGCGGGTGTGAATCTGAAGCTGTCCTCTTTAGTTGATTCTGATGACAAATATTCAGTTAAAACTTCTGATGACAGTTTATCTGGAGTTGACATTTCATCTTTCTCTGCTGGTAGAATCTCCAATTATATTCAG AACTTCAAAGTAATGGTTAACTTTAACCATATCAAGGGTGCTTCTTCCGGAGGAGTTATCTTGCTTCCTGATGCAGAAACACAGACTTCTGGTGCAAAGGCAGCTGCATGTGGTCGTTTGTCTTCATTGTCCTCTGTTTCTGATAAAG TTTACAGTGATCAGGGAGTGCCGGCTTCTTTTCGGGTTCCTGCTGGGGCAGTTTTACCATTTGGATCCATGGAATTGGAGCTAGAGAATAGTAACTGCACTGAAACATTTAGGTCGTTGTTGGAAAAGATAGAAACTGCAAAACTAGAGGGTGGTGAGCTTGATGAGCTATGCCATCAACTGCAGCAATTGATTTCTTCCTTGAAGCCAtcaaaagatgtgattgaaagcATTGAGAGAATGTTTCCAAGCAATGCACGATTGATTGTTCGTTCCAGCGCCAACGTTGAAGACTTGGCTGGAATGTCAGCTGCTGGACTCTACGAATCAATACCCAATGTTAGTCCTTCCAATCCAACAGTTTTTGGATCTGCAGTTAGCCAAGTGTGGGCTTCGCTATACACACGGCGGGCAGTTTTGAGTCGCCGTGCTGCTGGTGTGCCGCAGAAGGAAGCTTCCATGGCAGTTTTAGTCCAAGAAATGCTTTCGCCAGATCTATCATTTGTACTACACACTGTCAGCCCAACAGAGCAGGATAATAATGTTGTGGCGGCCGAGATTGCTTCTGGCCTTGGTGAAACTCTGGCTTCTGGTACCAGGGGTACTCCATGGCGTATATCAACAGGTAAATTCAACGGTCAAGTGCAAACGCTGGCTTTTGCAAACTTCAGTGAGGAATTGCTGGTACGTGGAGCAGGACCTGCGGATGGAGAGGTTATCCGTTTGACTGTGGATTACAGCAAGAAACCGCTGACTGTTGATCCAGTTTTCCGTAGACAACTCGGTCAACGCCTTTGTTCGGTGGGGTTTTTCCTTGAGAGGAAATTTGGTTGCCCACAGGATGTGGAGGGATGCCTTGTTGGAAAAGACATCTTCATTGTACAGACAAGGCCACAGCCGCAGTAG
- the LOC107618308 gene encoding probable protein phosphatase 2C 33, with product MGSCVSITVEAGPCAPISESNGNENGRGNGNEKRRQRRRRTQLQRQPQPHSSSVHRGCSSSSAAFDYRVDEDSLHRIPGRIFLNGSTRIASLYCKQGRKGQNQDAMLLWENVCSKEDTVFCGVFDGHGPHGHRVAKKVRDSFPLILMAEWDLHLHNNKDGLCSSSAAEEKPNLERHDTNALEAVRESYVKACKLMDKEINMQNDFDCYCSGTTAVTVVKQGQHLVIGNVGDSRAVLCTRDHDDSLVPVQLTTDFKPSLPREAERIKLSKGRVFGLPNEPEVARVWLPNIDSPGLAMSRAFGDFCLKDFGLISLPDVSYHHISDKDEFVVLATDGIWDVLSNREVLGIVGSVPRSCAARIVVDSAVHAWRTKFPAAKIDDCSVVCLFFDSDSDQGKSPSSAEDMMMMMMMMDEQSEVGTVLSATNTIVGPMQPLRSRTNTTSK from the exons ATGGGATCATGCGTGTCAATAACGGTGGAAGCAGGGCCTTGTGCTCCGATCTCTGAATCGAATGGGAATGAGAATGGCAGAGGAAATGGGAATGAGAAGCGGCgacagaggaggaggaggacacaATTACAGCGACAACCACAACCGCATTCAAGCTCAGTTCACCGCGGTTGTTCTTCCTCGTCCGCTGCCTTCGATTACAGGGTGGATGAAGATAGCTTGCATAGAATTCCCGGAAGAATCTTTCTCAATGGATCCACCCGCATTGCTTCCCTGTATTGTAAGCAAGGTAGAAAAGGCCAGAACCAAGATGCTATGCTTCTTTGGGAG AACGTTTGCTCAAAAGAGGACACTGTTTTTTGTGGTGTGTTTGATGGGCATGGACCTCATGGGCATAGGGTTGCAAAGAAAGTGAGGGATTCCTTCCCTCTAATACTTATGGCTGAATGGGATTTGCATCTCCATAACAATAAAGATGGACTCTGCAGCAGTTCTGCAGCTGAAGAGAAACCCAACCTAGAGAGGCATGACACAAATGCTTTGGAGGCAGTTAGAGAATCTTATGTGAAGGCTTGTAAGCTTATGGACAAAGAAATCAACATGCAGAATGATTTTGACTGCTATTGCAGTGGGACTACAGCAGTTACCGTGGTTAAGCAG GGACAGCACCTTGTAATTGGGAATGTTGGGGACTCGAGAGCTGTGTTGTGTACCCGAGATCACGACGATTCTCTTGTTCCTGTTCAGTTAACAACTGACTTTAAGCCAAGTCTTCCAA GGGAAGCAGAGAGGATAAAGCTTTCTAAGGGAAGGGTGTTTGGCCTTCCGAATGAACCAGAGGTAGCTCGAGTATGGCTGCCTAACATCGATTCACCAGGGCTTGCTATGTCGCGAGCTTTCGGAGATTTTTGCCTCAAGGACTTTGGCCTCATCTCTCTTCCTGATGTCTCCTATCATCACATTTCTGACAAGGATGAATTTGTGGTATTAGCTACTGATGGG ATTTGGGATGTGTTATCAAACAGAGAAGTACTGGGCATTGTGGGCAGCGTGCCACGATCATGTGCAGCTCGAATCGTCGTGGACTCAGCTGTTCATGCATGGAGGACTAAGTTCCCCGCTGCCAAGATTGATGATTGTTCTGTCGTGTGCCTCTTCTTTGATTCAGATTCAGATCAAGGTAAGTCACCATCCTCTGCAGAagacatgatgatgatgatgatgatgatggatgaGCAATCTGAGGTTGGAACTGTTTTATCTGCCACTAACACTATAGTTGGCCCAATGCAACCATTGAGATCAAGAACCAACACCACATCTAAGTAA